The following DNA comes from Pseudorasbora parva isolate DD20220531a chromosome 8, ASM2467924v1, whole genome shotgun sequence.
AAACAGCCCACGGAGCCCCAGTCTCCCCCAGCACAGACACCACGGCGTCAGTACCGGAATCGAGAGCACTTTGCCACCATCCGTACAGCCTCCCTGGTGAGAGAGACAGATTACCACCCAAGAACAGAGTCAGAGAGTCTGTGTTCTCTCCAATCACTTCAAGTTTAATAGTTAACTGATTCTACAGCACTTAAGGTATAAAAGCTACTTTCTGTTCTGCTGGTCAAGTGCTTGTCATTGTGTGTTCTAGGTGACGCGTCAGATTCAAGAGCACGAGCAGGACTCTGAGGTGCGCGAGCAGATGTCTGGCTACAAACGTATGCGCAGACAGCACCAGAAACACCTTCTGGCCCTCGAGAACAAGCTGAAGGGCGAGATGGACGAGCACAGACTCAAGCTAGACAAAGAACTGGAGAATCAGAGGAACAGCTTTGCTGCCGAGATGGACAAACTCATCAAGAAGCACCAATGCACGTTGGAGAAAGATGTACTGAAACATTTCATACAAAAGATTTAAGGTTAAAGACATTGAACAGTCAGAATGGATGGTctgtttataatgcattattctCCCTACCAGTCCAAGACTTTTACCAACGACGAAAAGAAGTTTCTGCAGCACATTCAGAGCCAGCAGAAGAAGGAGCTTAACAGCTTTCTGGAGTCTCAGAAACGCGAGTATAAACTGCGCAAGGAACAGCTCAAAGAGGTCAGGAAGCCACTCTGGACAGCCTCTATAAATTCTGTTACACATTCCCATTTATTGCAATTTTTCATTGCAGGAGCTGAATGAGAACCAGTCCACACCAAAGAAGGAGAAGCAGGAGTGGCTGTCCAAGAAGAAGGAGAACTTCCAGCACTTCCAGGCAGAGGAGGAAGCCAACCTACTCCGCCGACAGCGGCAGTATCTGGAGCTTGAGTGTCGCAGGTTCAAACGGCGCATTCTCATCGCACGTCACAATGTGGAGCAAGATCTAATGAGAGAGGTTAGCAGACAGGGAGTTTGTATGTACATATAAACTCACAAATCTGAATTGTCCTTACGTCTCAAGTTTTGGGCTTTTAACTGAGCCAGAAATTTGCGACATAAATCAGTCTGACATTTAACTGTTCTCAGGAGTTGAACAAACGTCAGACGCAGAAGGATCTGGAACATGCCATGCTGCTCCGACACCATGAGTCCATGCAGGAGCTGGAATTCAGGCACCTGAGCACTATCCAGAAGATGCGTGCAGAGCAGATCCGCCTGCAGCACCAAACCGAGCTCACAAACCAGCTAGAGTACAACAAGCGCAGGGAGAGGGAGCTCAGACGCAAACACGTCATGGAGGTCCGACAGCAGCCTAAGAGTCTCAAGGTAAAATCACTCTAGTTTTTCAGTCATGGGATGGCAGCCGAActgattaaataattaaaaaaagattagtTAGATCATTAACAATTTGACCCAGCTGATTGCATCTATGGATGGATCGACTAGTTTCAAAGTTATTTTCCCCTTATTCATTTTGTGTAAAATAATCTGCTAGCTAGTTGTCCAACAATCGACTAGTTGATTAGTAAGGTTGAATATTTTTTAgaatttatttccatttccccatatttattgtatgtatttttgACTAGTCTGCTATCTTATGGTGACATtattacattgtacttactcaaATAAGTACTAGTAATATTTAGGTTGAGCAGGACGATTAAACTAATCGAAACCGAAATTCAAAACCTCTAAATGATGAATATTTTCCTTGTTGGTTATTCCGTTTTTTAATCCCGTTAATACTTTCCCATTAAAAACATACTACTGCACAAATGTTGTCATGTGACTTTGCCTGTCTCCGAGTCAGCACAAACAGACAAGCGCACAAACCCCAAAGCTTGATCACTTTTGCTTACGTCCTCACAAAAGTTTGTCAATTGTATGTTTAAAGGCCACTGCCCTGCAGCATTTAACTTTAACCCCTGATAAAACTCACCTGTCTGTAGCtttctagtaatcctgaagagatttattagctggttcaggtgtgtttgataagggttggaactaaactctgcagggcagTGGTCCCCCAGGAGTTTGCCCATCCCTGGTTTAAAGGCTTGCCAGTTTGAACATTCAAGTAATTTTACACCAATTGGGAAAAGATCGCACTTCAAGCTGCTCGCAAGCTGTTTTTTCTGTGACAGATTGTCGAACCTAGTTTTAGACAGCGCGCAAACGCAAGTGAGCTGTTATGATATGACATTTGCCATAGCTTTGCACAGGGCGACCAGAGTTTGAAGGCTTTCTTAAGCCAGCATCAAAgttagttcattttaaaattacaaatataagaaATACACTCTTTCATTAGAAAAAAAATCCCAACTTTAATAGTTGATCTAAAACGTTCAAATAAATCACTACGTAACTAccacaccttaaaataaagtgttacctgatTAGCTTACTATCCACCAACCAACTAGTTAATTAGTGAGGACCGCTGCATTCCATTTCATTCTTTTGTCTTCAGTCCAGCTATTTTTGAACACATGAATGCATCCTTTTTGAACACCCCTGAAGAAACATTTTGCACATCCCTAattacttcatttattttctaaCTAATTCTGTTTACTGATGTTTCTGCCATCTTGTTGTTTCACTGACAGTCCAAAGAGCTCCAGATCAAGAAACAGTTCCAGGATACATGTAAGATCCAGACCCGGCAGTACAAAGCCCTGCGAAATCACCTGCTGGAGAACACGCCGAAACCCGAACACAAGACCATGCTGAAGAGACTGAAGGAGGAGCAAACCAGGAAACTAGCCATCCTCGCCGAGCAATACGACCACACCATCAACAACATGCTCTCCACACAGGCTGTGAGTAAAAGACATAAGCTAAAAAAACAATATGTTGAAACTGTTTCACCATCAACGCCTGATCAGATAACACCGATGATCTCGCTCTCTCTTAGTTGCGCCTGGATGAGGCACAGGAGGCAGAGTGTCAGGTGCTGCGGATGCAGCTGCAGCAAGAGTTGGAGCTTTTGAATGCGTATCAGAGTAAGATCAAGATGCAGACGGACGCCCAGCAGGAGCGAGAGAGGAAGGAGCTGGAGCAGAGAGTGTCTCTCCGGAGGGCCCTGCTGGAGACCAAGGTCCTACACTTAAACACACAATCACTTTCACagtttttttcatatatatgtataaatatatatttatcaaaaaGCTTTGTTTTagtattgtaaaatatttggtCATGCAGCTGAGTAAAATCAATTCTATAATATAGAATATATGTCTTTTGGGGCTATTCTGATGAAacttcacaacacaaccaacaaggtgcgtgaaaaaaaaaaaaaaaatacaacacaaATACAAAACCAGCAGCAATTGTGGAATGGAGAAATGGAATAAAATCCAAATGAAACtggaaaatgttttattgtttaatttcTAGTGCTGCATGATCTATTTGTACAGACACTGTTAagaaaacaatttttatttcattttattttttccagtgGTCCCAAAGTGGACTTGGACAATTCATTTAATGTTgtcaatttattattttatgattatattattatcattatttatcaATAATGATTTGATATTTATGCATTGCTAGTCATGTTTAATCATGCCTTAAGTGTCCAAATTGTTTGGACTACTCTACATTAAACTTTATATAAAAccatattaataattaaacttTACTCCGTCTTCTGCTATGTCTCACAGATTGAAGAGGAGATGTTTACCTTGCAGAACGAGCGCACTGAGCGTATCCGTAGCCTGCTGGAGCGCCAGGCCCGAGAGATTGAGGCTTTCGACTCCGAGAGCATGCGCTTGGGCTTTAGCAACATGGTGTTGGCTAACATCTCTCCTGAGGGCCTCAGCCACAGCTTCCCTGGGGCCCCGGCCAGTTGGATCCCCCATCAGCATCACTCAGATGGCTCTCAGGGGACACAGTGGGGCAGCAGCACTGGTTCAGGGGCCAGCCACCATTACCACTCCAGTCAGGGAGGAGCACAGGCCCAGCAGGGCTGGGGCCAAGCCATGCCAGGAGGTGGGCTTCCTCCGTGGGGTCACTCCGCCTCAGGCCCTCCAGGGGCCATGCCAAAAAGCAGTGTGGGGATGCGGAACAGCCCTCAGGCGCTTAGGAGGACCACCTCAGCGGGGCGCACTGAGCAGGGCATGAGTAGGAGCACCAGCATCACATCTCAGATATCCAACGGTTCGCACCTGTCCTTTACATAGACACCAGTGCGTTTGTGCCAACCctgcacacacaaaacacacacagggTAGGGGAACGCACTGGCCCACACTACAGACTGGCACAGAGAACAGAGCTAACTGTACTCGTCTACCCACCTCCGTCTCTTCCTATTCtccctctcactctctctcatttCACTTTCCCTACATGCAGATATGCATGTAAACTATAGTAAATATCACTCAGGTCAAAAGATATTCCAACTTTGCATGAAGCTTGTTTGACAGCCATGCAGAGCTAGAGTCAAAAACACTAGTCTGATTTAAAGCTCACTTGATGAAGATTCATTTCTTGCTAATATTATAAAGAGatagaaaaagaagaaaaagaaaataatatagattattatataatattaataatattgttaagaataatatatatatatatatatatatataaataaaataaatgtttattgattTAGCTTTACTCCACTTAATTTGGGGATTCATTAACCAaaagtatgttgaaaagagacATTGGccataattcaaaatatttgcaaataaattcgaAATGATTATGTAAGAATACAATCTAAGCTGTCAGCCTGCTGTCATACTCTTAGGACAAAAAAATTGGGTTTAAAATCAAGATGGATTGACTGTGTGCAGTATTTGTAGTGTCTGTGTTAGGAAGAGAGCCGGCGAATCTGTTGATTTTTAAGTTTGACGATTTCCTGAGAAGATTTAGGAGTTTGCCTACATCAAGTACTGTATTTTTCCAGaaaataatgtgaaaaaaaatacacatttcaTTAGTTTCTTTTTGATAATACTTTACAGACCTATAGTCATGTTTAGTCGTCATGTAAAGGTCAGTGGGGCCCAAGCAGTGTGCTTTTGCAGAGTTTAGGATTTTAAATTGTGCAAGCAAGCACAAATCCAGTCATATTTCCATGTACTTGCATTAAGAAACCTTGTTATGGCCAGACAGCCTGACTTCAGTCTTCTTAGCCTTCGATACACCCTACATTTTATTAAGTCAGCCAGCTTTCATCTGGATCAGGTGTCCAGACTCATGTGGTGCTTTCTTGATTATTCGTTATATGTGATGTTTTCGGTGTGCAATGCCAGCTTAAAGATATCAGATATATGTTCAGTGCCTTGATTGTGttcattatttaaatattaagtaGAGACATGCCAAGATGAATGTTCTCATGTAgctgaaaaaaacacacacaaaaaaacatattccACCAATGTAATGAAGGTCCATTTAAGGTCTGGATCACTGGAGTGTATGTTGGTGTGAATCTGTTTGGTTGTACACCTTAATGTAACGCTAAATACTTATGTTAATAAACTTTTTGAGGTGCCTTTTAATAGCTGCCAAGCAGAAGCACTTTATGTAGTGTCATGTTTTCGAGGAATATTTTTACAAGCATTCTCAAGCTATGGAAATGATTTATGCAGGCGTAAACTGTAGTGAGTAATGGCGGGTGTTCAGTATGTTTATCTTTTCAAAAAGTCTATGTGGTGATTTTAAGGAAGTTGTAGATGTGAATTCTTTGGCGGTTTTACTACAGTACTGTCATGATTTGTCAATGCATAAGGAAATCAATGTAGAACCTGTTTGAATGTAATCTGACCTTCGACAGGTGTATGCTGTTTTTTTGGCACTCTAGGAATGTAATGAACTGTAGGAGTATGAATGACTTGATTTTTTTCCTCTGAAGGCTGTGACAGCAGGCTTTTTTATGTGACACTTAATAGGAGCAGGCAAACATTCTTAATGGTCTCATGACATCCGCAATAAATAGCACCGATTCACCCTCATTCACTACCAGTCAAACATTTGGACACATCtacagttatttattattaccaatttctatattttaaataatagtaTATTGAgcgtatatatacacactaccgttcaaaacaTAGGGGTCAAAAATAAATGCTCATCAAAGCAGTAGTATTGTGAAATGTGTAAGAATGTGAACTgttttagtatattttaaaaagtaatttattcctgtgattgcaaagctgaattttcagcacattactccaatcttcagTGACACATGAACCTTCAgtcagaaatccttctaatatgatgatttattgctcaagaaacatttattttcattgttGAACACAGTTTTCTGAAAATGCAATTTTTTCAAGCtgctttgatgaatataaagtttaaatgtacagcatttatttgaaatataattcttatataactttataaatgtctttactggcacttttatcaataaaatacatCCTCTGGCTCTTAATttctttagaaaaaaataaaaatcttacagacctcaaACTATTAACTGGTATTGTAGGAGAGTAGCATTATTTCAACCAAACCGCTCCCAATTAGAAAcagaatgttttatatattaaagttttagcaaaatagtaataaaaaaaataaacgtaGCAAGAAATGTCCACACTGCTTTTCACCACatgtataaaaggaaaaaaatggtaacactttacaataaggtttcatttgttaaatttagctaatgtattaactaacattaactaacaatgatcaatgcatttgttacagtatttattcatctttgttgaTGTTAGCTAAGAAAAATCCCGGttttcattgtttgttcatgttagttcacactGCATTAACTACTGTTAGCAAATACAACATTTGATTTCAATAATGTATAAGTAAACGAATTaacattaaaggaagtgtatgtaagattgtggccaaaactgataCTGCCGGGGAGCCCTCTCCCCcgtgactcgaggttgccagattggctgcaggatccagcaggaaggtttgtagatctgcagctgtggtaattAGAGCAGAtatggcaacccggatgctgaaacactgCTGACGTtttgattggtagataggtggagggtggagcttcaggccaaaatacaacatgtcaacatcagttgagggctgcaacaacaacttttaaatgacaatatcctggccggactactgttgtcagtgataagtatttgaaatgaacatgatttcttaatgtctagtgacatatctggaccattttatgattaattgaaatacatttcttacatacaattcctttaactaagattaataaatgctgtagaagtattgtatttcttagttcatgttaactaatgaaaccttatagTGTTACCGAAAAAATTATATagcaatacatttatttattacaaaataattcTCTTTTACCTACATTTATGTGCCATGCGGAGACTTTCATGAAGAGGtttttattttgtggtttgctCGATTTTATAATCGGTTTGCTGTAAATTGCAGACTCGTCCATTTTTAGTAGAATCAATCCTGTCCTCTCGAATTAGATGGTCTTTAggaaagttaatggccaaatttTCTCCGCCAACCTCATGAGGTGCATCCTGAGAttctttttaaaaagtattgcattCAGTCAGGTGTGTCCAGACAAACGTTTGACTGGTAGATTTGGTCTACAAAATACATGtattttattaaatcaataGCTGCCCCAAAGATTTACCAGccaaaaaaagatatttgcaTTTCCTCACTCATTTGTTGGCTGGTATAAGTGACCGAGATGGCCAATTCCATGAGTAGAATTTCTTCCCAAATAGGCAGGGATCTTTTAACCCTTTCCCCTGCTCTCTTTCTGTCCTCTGTGCCGCCCGTAACCGCAGGTGTCAGTCCCTAGTATTGTGAGGATATGAGCTGTGCTGCCGATGCCCCTGCCTGCCCTCACTCTCCCCCTCTGCTTTTTACATGCCATCAGCTCCACCTGGATCCAGCGTTTGAATGCATGGATGCCTGAATTCACTTTTTGGGGGAATTTCTCAAGCTAACTTTTTCTTCCCCCAAGCGAGTTTGTCTAGTTAGTTTGCTTTACATCACGTTGACTGCAGGAATCGCGTTGACTGACTCATCCTTGTGAACTTTTTACCTACATTTTAACACTTCTGATGGAGTACAATGTTACCTCCCGCCCTTCTATTTCCATTGTGCAATCATTGGTGAAGACAAAACTCTCCCGGCAGGACGTGTCCTTTCCTCGATATCCCCCTGTCCAAGTCCTCTTATTACCAAATGGATCTGGCTCTAATGTGAAAGAGCAAGTATAGAGTGTACCTAACAAACTCCAGAGGCGTTGTCTGGGGAGAGTGTTCATATtgtatatttgatttaaaataaagatttaaaatgcatagaaattaaataaattgatGGCGACGTACGTTCCCCTTCCCCATCAAGATTCTGTGCGTATagacacaaagtttaaaaagagaaatattAAGAATTGTAAACTATGTACCTTGCGCTTTTAAAGAGGGGTTATTGGCCCGTGTACTAGGAGCCTCGGGGCTTGAACTTCAGGGAGtagtgtgtgtttacatgtcACCTCTGCACACTTTGTGTTTCCATTAGTATTTGAAAATCACAGGAACGTTTCGGGTCCTTTGTATTCTCACCACCTTTATTCTGAACCCTCCATTCGTGTGAATGTCAGAAGGTGCAGCATAAGAGCTATAAAAGGCACACAAAAGAGTTTGAAAAGGATACAGACAAATGTTTCTAGTTTTGTTCTTCCCATAggtcattttgatattttttaacCAACAAATGATCAgttttatttcgtttttttaataCCTTTCGGGTGAGGGCTGTTTGAAATTGGTTGCCATTACTTATA
Coding sequences within:
- the taok1a gene encoding serine/threonine-protein kinase TAO1, whose translation is MPNAVRAGSLKDPDIADLFFKEDPEKLFSDLREIGHGSFGAVYFARDVRTSEVVAIKKMSYSGKQSNEKWQDIIKEVKFLQRIKHPNSIEYKGCYLREHTAWLVMEYCLGSASDLLEVHKKPLQEMEIAAITHGALQGLAYLHSHNMIHRDIKAGNILLTEPGQVKLADFGSASIASPANSFVGTPYWMAPEVILAMDEGQYDGKVDIWSLGITCIELAERKPPLFNMNAMSALYHIAQNESPSLQSIEWTDYFRNFVDSCLQKLPQDRPNSEELLKHAFVQRERPESVLIDLILRTKDAVRELDNLQYRKMKKILFQEAHNGPAAEVPDDEEEVEHSAGRTGTVNSVGSNQSIPSMSISASSQSSSVNSLPDATDATDDNKSEVDLLMEKDQTIIPNSSMIHVKPEEESYQEETEAQKQPTEPQSPPAQTPRRQYRNREHFATIRTASLVTRQIQEHEQDSEVREQMSGYKRMRRQHQKHLLALENKLKGEMDEHRLKLDKELENQRNSFAAEMDKLIKKHQCTLEKDSKTFTNDEKKFLQHIQSQQKKELNSFLESQKREYKLRKEQLKEELNENQSTPKKEKQEWLSKKKENFQHFQAEEEANLLRRQRQYLELECRRFKRRILIARHNVEQDLMREELNKRQTQKDLEHAMLLRHHESMQELEFRHLSTIQKMRAEQIRLQHQTELTNQLEYNKRRERELRRKHVMEVRQQPKSLKSKELQIKKQFQDTCKIQTRQYKALRNHLLENTPKPEHKTMLKRLKEEQTRKLAILAEQYDHTINNMLSTQALRLDEAQEAECQVLRMQLQQELELLNAYQSKIKMQTDAQQERERKELEQRVSLRRALLETKIEEEMFTLQNERTERIRSLLERQAREIEAFDSESMRLGFSNMVLANISPEGLSHSFPGAPASWIPHQHHSDGSQGTQWGSSTGSGASHHYHSSQGGAQAQQGWGQAMPGGGLPPWGHSASGPPGAMPKSSVGMRNSPQALRRTTSAGRTEQGMSRSTSITSQISNGSHLSFT